One part of the Mesorhizobium sp. M4B.F.Ca.ET.058.02.1.1 genome encodes these proteins:
- a CDS encoding aminotransferase yields MAAAREIRARETNQPGDDDAVELAKRHLVQPWPYAGSVGAEARALIGEGDGIYITDASGKRLIDGPAGMWCLNVGHRREELASVMYNQAMALSYNTPWYTMNAPSAELARRISGHAPADLSHTFFTTGGSSAVETALRFMQFYNNVRGRPEKKLILSRGGAYHGSTYLSASLNGRPRDRDWMDGADELVVKLSSPDPFRRPKEMSIAAFTDFLVDQFRDTVARVGADRIGAFVGEPVQASGGVVVPPEGYLRRVRQICRDNDILYVSDEVVTGFGRLGHVFASGEVFGIDPDMITFAKGVTSGYFPLGGVIISGRLLEQLRRSNHPDALFGHGLTYTSHPIGCAVALKNLDLLEDGVLGHAREVAPYFQARLKSLEELPLVGEVRGMGLMACIECVADRESRNPLQLDKDVGKRIDAHCHELGLLVRPLINMCVMSPPLIISREQIDDMVAILREGISRTMDDLRKEGVWRG; encoded by the coding sequence ATGGCGGCTGCAAGGGAGATCAGGGCGAGGGAAACCAACCAGCCCGGCGATGACGATGCCGTGGAGCTGGCCAAGCGCCATCTCGTCCAGCCCTGGCCGTATGCCGGCTCGGTCGGCGCCGAGGCGCGCGCGCTGATCGGCGAGGGCGACGGCATCTACATCACCGATGCTTCCGGCAAGCGGCTGATCGACGGGCCGGCCGGCATGTGGTGCCTCAATGTCGGCCACCGCCGCGAGGAACTGGCCAGCGTGATGTACAACCAGGCGATGGCGCTGTCCTACAACACTCCGTGGTACACGATGAACGCGCCCTCGGCGGAGCTCGCCAGGCGCATTTCCGGTCACGCGCCCGCCGATCTCAGCCACACTTTCTTCACCACCGGCGGCTCGTCGGCGGTGGAGACGGCGCTGCGCTTCATGCAGTTCTACAACAATGTGCGGGGACGGCCGGAGAAGAAGCTGATCCTCAGCCGCGGCGGCGCCTATCACGGCTCGACCTATCTGTCGGCCTCGCTCAATGGCCGCCCGCGCGACCGCGACTGGATGGACGGCGCCGACGAGTTGGTGGTCAAGCTCTCCTCGCCCGATCCGTTCCGGCGGCCGAAGGAGATGAGCATCGCTGCCTTCACCGATTTCCTGGTGGATCAGTTCCGCGACACCGTCGCCCGCGTCGGTGCCGACAGGATCGGCGCCTTCGTCGGCGAACCGGTGCAGGCCTCGGGCGGCGTGGTCGTGCCGCCGGAGGGCTATCTGAGGCGCGTCCGCCAGATCTGCCGCGACAACGACATCCTCTATGTCTCGGACGAGGTGGTGACCGGCTTCGGACGTCTCGGCCACGTCTTTGCCTCCGGCGAGGTGTTCGGCATAGACCCGGACATGATCACCTTCGCCAAGGGCGTCACCTCGGGCTATTTCCCGCTCGGCGGCGTCATCATCTCGGGGCGGCTGCTGGAACAACTGCGCCGTTCCAACCATCCCGACGCGCTGTTCGGCCACGGCCTCACCTACACCAGCCATCCGATCGGCTGCGCGGTGGCGCTGAAGAATCTCGACCTGCTGGAAGACGGCGTGCTCGGGCACGCGCGTGAGGTCGCGCCCTATTTCCAGGCGCGGCTGAAGTCGCTGGAGGAATTGCCGCTGGTCGGCGAGGTGCGCGGCATGGGGCTGATGGCTTGCATCGAATGCGTCGCCGATCGCGAAAGCAGGAATCCGCTGCAGCTCGACAAGGACGTCGGCAAACGCATCGACGCACATTGCCATGAGCTAGGCTTGCTGGTCAGGCCGCTGATCAACATGTGCGTGATGTCGCCGCCGCTGATTATTTCGCGCGAGCAGATCGACGACATGGTGGCGATCCTGCGAGAGGGCATTTCGCGCACGATGGACGATCTCAGGAAAGAGGGCGTCTGGCGGGGGTGA